Genomic segment of Nostoc commune NIES-4072:
CAAGCCCTTGAATTGCGTTGTCTGCTCTCCAGCCGGCTTCTAAAAGATAGTGCGATCGCCGCCGCCGATTCATAGCGTTGAGGTCAGCGTGATAACTTCTGCCTGTCCCACCAGCGTCACTGAAGATGAGGATTTGTTTGTCTCCCTGCATAAATGCAGCAGTTTCAGCAATATTCGCCCCACTGCCCCGTGAATCAACGAACAAACGCCCCGAATCATCTTTCAGAACTCGCTTGCTACGACCTGTAACTTCAGCCACTTGCTTGTTACCGAAGTGCCATAGTAACTGCTCTAGGGGAGCAACGCGAAAAAGTGAGATCGGGGTTTAGTTCTCAATTACACCCCTATATTCTCAACAAAATCTGGTTTTTTAGTTGCGATCGCATCCTGAAACAAGCTATATACGTCCCAGATTTTAGCACCTCACAAAATCGCGTTGCTCCCCTGCTCTAGTGCGCCAGGGATTGGATCAAGACATGCTAACTTATCGACTAAGGCATCTCTCAAGGCTACAGCTTCAATAGAGATAACTGGAGAGCCATCAGCGTCAAAGACTGGCTCTGAGCGTTAATTTCTATCTCATTAAGCAAATTTTAGTTTTAATACTTATTTAAAACCCATACAGTAGATGAAGCTACAGATTATTGATTTTGTTTGATAAAATTCTGGTTAAGAATGTTTATCTTGCGAAGCAAACTCTAACAGTTTTTGCATTTCCAAAATATGTCTTTCGTTAAATCGAATTTTGGTCGATTTATGGCAAAGTTTAATATGTACTTCATATTCTACAGTGCCTCCGTCATTATAGGGACGAAATCTACGTATTTGTTGCAGTATATCTTCTTCAACTTCAACTGATCCATGCTTGAACTTGGCGCAGCAATTAGGACACAAACATAAAACATTACCAGGACGGTCTATCCATCTAGCATTTGTGTAAGATACTATATAAAGTCCTTCAAAATAAGGATAACCATCTTGTTTTGGAAATGTTACTTCACAAATTTGACATTGCCCATCATACAGTTGTTTTAGGAAACCTCTTATTGTCTCAGTATTTTTAGATTCCCATCGAGTTGTTGGAATTTTCTTAAAACGTTCAACTTTTAGTGGTTCTTCTTTTTGAGCATCCCGAATTTCATTTATAATTTTATCGCCTCTTGCTTTAGGATTAGGTATTGGAATTAATAAAATATCATTATCTAGTGACTTAAATTCTTTTTCCCCGGGTTGATTAAATGCTGCCTGAAAAGCAGTAACATAATCAAACTCAGTATTATTCTGGTTTGGCTCAAAGTCTAATTCATATTCTTCTAAATTAGATTGTTGAGATTTTCTGTTTAAATCATCAATTATCTTTTTAAATTGAGGTAATTTATCTAAATTAGAAATCATAAATTCTAAATCTTCTAATTTAATATTTTTCTTAAATTGTTTAGATAACAATTTTGCTATTTTTTGAGAAGTTTCAGTTGGTTTTAATTTTAGGGTATTAGCCAATTTGCTATTTTTTAAAAAGTCATCATTTAGGTCATCAATAGATAATTCACATGGTTTAAAAAAAACATTATTTTTATTGGGTAGCCATTGATATTTACAAGCAATTATTCCCATTTTTGAATATTGTGTGCAGAGAGGTTGAGAGTTAGTAAACTTTTGATTTGTAGATTTTTCAACCTCACCATTTATATGTTGATAATTGGGTAGTAATAAATCGTTCCACACAAAAAGAGCTTTGCCGTAAGATGGATTAGTTTTCAAAGCAAATTCTAGCCCATCTATTTCACAGTCAGGATCAAAGCCATTAAGCCCACGCTGATAATTCCTTGCTTTATTAGAAATAATAATATTTCCTTTACTATCAGATTTTTTGCAAAATACTTTTACTTTCTCGCTAACCCCTAAAATCTCAAACTGTTCTTTTTCTGGAAATGATTCATCAAGAAACCAAACATTTGGATTACCTTTGAAATATATTTCCAGGTTAGAAGAGCGAAAATATATTATTTCTCCAGTCTTATTGCCAGGATACCTATATTCTATTTTACCCGTTGTTATATTAAGAGAGCGAATAAATGGAGTTTCTTTAAGTTGATTTATTAAATATTTTCTTTTTTCTTGGGTAGCACTCGACAATGCAGTGAACTTCAAAGCCTGAATAATTTTATCAATATTCTTTTGATGCTGAATTTTGTCATGAATATCAATATTCTTTTGTTTGTATTTTGGAATAGTTTTTTCGACAACTTCAGCAAAAATATCTGGCTCTGAAAATCCTAATACTTGTAAGAAGTATTTAACATCTTTACCAAAAAACTTATTCTGTAAAATATTAATTTTTACAATAGGGAACTCTGTCTCTTCACCTGAAGACAATGGAATATAAGCGTTCGGCAAACCATCTTGTCCAAAAGGTGCTACGTGTTTATTATTTTGTAAGCGGATAAAAGGTTTGTTACGTAATATACCATCACTCCGCCAAAGAGCTTCTTGTTTAATAAGGAAAGCATAAAAACAGGCTATCCATTCATCTGATTGAATGTTAATAAAGTTTTCAGTAAATTTTCGCCCAAAATCTTCTGGTTCAACTTCTTGAATTTTTAGTTCTTCAGTCAGATATCGGTAAATCTCAGGAGTTTTTCCTTGAGTAATTTCATCAGAAACCCATGTGTAAGTGCTACCATACAGTTGTTGTAATTGATTTTCTAAAATTAGTTGGCGGAAATCTTTGCTTCTGGCTAACTTTGCTTGTGTTGCTGAAACAAATCTACCTTTTTCATCATTTTGCTTAGTTCCTTCAAGGATATTGCAAATACCACGAACGTCAGGTTCATCAAACGGCTTTCCGAAGTGACTTACTTCCAAACGATCATTATAAAGCCGAAATGTAAGGCTTTTAGGAAGCTCGCTATCTGGGTCATTTTGATGTCGGCGTGAAAGTGCATCTTCGGTATTTTGAATTATTTCATCAATAAAGTGGGTTTGGTCATTATAAAGTACTCTAGCTAAAAACTCTCCAATTTTGTTTAAAGTTTCAGCAGTCCCATTAATATTATCGTCTTTAATTTTTGTATAGTCGCTAACCATTTAGTTTTTACCTTTTATTATTAAAATTCCCACAGCAAGCCTCTGACTTATAATGTCTGCTTCACGACGATTCTCTAAATTTTGCCGCTTAGTTTCATAATCTCGTTGAATGCGTGATTGCTCTGACTCTTTCATCCGAATAATCCGCTCATCCTTCGCTTGATTGAGTTCAGTTTCCACACGTTGAAGGCGATTTTGATAATAAGCATCAAGACTAGCCAGTTTGCGATTAAATAGCGCATTATTTCTTTCTCGCAATTCATTGAGTTCTGTTAAACGGTACTGGTGTACAGTCTCATCTAGTTGTTGAATGCTGGAATCGATTAAAGATGGCGGGAAGCTGACATACTCTGCTGGCTGTACAGCGTGGCTCAACAAGCGCACCAACGCTGCTGACGTTTCAGGTGCAAGACATGAATTATCAATATTCCAAGCTTTTCCCACTAGCCGCACTTCTGGACGCACAGCAACTGTTTCCCAAAGGTCGCAAACAAAAAAGTACCGTCCTCTTGGCACTGTATTATCATGAATTGCAACCTGCGTAACAAGCGGCTCATCTATGCTTGCTAAATAAGCGATCGCTACCCGCGCTAAAGGATGAATAGGCGTAATAAATGGAATGTCTCTATGTTCGAGAGCTATTTGCTGGTCAAACGTGAGTTGCCAATGCGGATCATTACTTTCCAGCCAACGTATAAAAGCAATTGTGGAACGGTCTAATTGTTTGAGAGAACGTACTTTTTTAAGCAGATCCCCGCGTCCATTTTTATTCAGGCGTAGTCGATAGATTTCTGAATGACGACTATCAACAGTCAATTGCCCTTCTAATGTCGGTTGTTCCAAAAATATTTCAATCAGCTGACGTAGATCATCAGAGGAAACAAATTTGTCTTCAGCAACTAGGGTGTCAACATCTGAAGTAAATCCCTCATCAAGTCCTAACAATGACCCACCTTCTTCTTCCAGCCGATTTTGTTCAGCTGCTAGACGGAGTGCATTGTCTGCCATTTGCTGTGCTTTCTGTTCAGCTTGTTCAGAGCTAAGATTGGGGTCAAGTGCTAAACGAGTTAAGTCTTGCACAACATCCCCTAATACTTCCTCCAAATCCCCTATTGTGTCTTGAAAGATGCCTAAGCGTTCAAAGCAACGGAAGAAGATGCCCTCTTCAACAGTGCCTGGAGTAACAAAATTAAATATCAGTACCTTTTCGCTTTGCTGACCAAAACGGTCGATCCGTCCAATACGTTGTTCAATCCGCATTGGATTCCAAGGGATGTCGTAATTTACCAGGCGATCGCAAAATTCATAATCTAATCCTTCACAACCTACCTCAGAAGATAAAAGAATATCGAGCGCATCCGGGTCATCACTAGGTAAGCGGAAACGCTCTCTTAACCTTTCTCTTGTTGCATCTTCAACCTTTCCAGTTATTACCTCTACTCTGTAACTAGCTGCTTGCAAGTGTTTTTGCAGATAAGCCAATGTATGCAAAAAGAAAGAAAAAATCAGTACTTTGCCAGAACCTTTACCTAGTAGTGTTTCCTCAATTATTTTTAATAATTGCTCTAACTTCGGGTCATTTGGAGGTAAAGCAATAGCTAACTTACGCAGATTCTTAGCTTTTTCTAGTAAATCAGGGATAAGTTTAGTATCCTCATCCTCTATTTCAATGTTGTCACTAATATCGGAAAGGGCAATTTTGCCAGTTTGAATGAATTTATTGAGTGTAGGTACAAGAGCTGGTAAACAACTAGCTGCTTGACGCTCTAAAGTATCAGTGATCAGCCTTATCACCTGTTCTTCATAGTCTAGAGAGAGCATTTCTCGACGAAATTCAATCAATGCTTGATAAAACTCTTCTTGTTCTGGTGTGAACGGTACAGAAATAGTGTGTGGTTCACGAATCGTAAATTTTCCAATATCTCTCCTACGAGTACGATTCATTACATGAGCCAGTAAATGCACCTCTTCTAAATCCCGCAAACAATTGATCCGATCTGCATCAGTTAATGTTGCACGTTCCTGAAATTTATGATACCAATCTAAAAATCTAGGATCTTGGCTTAGTACTTGCTTACCCCAGCTTGTTGTTGCAGCATCTCGTAATGCTTGGAATGCTAAAGTTTGCCAAGTACTTTGGAATCTGCAACTGCGAATATGCCGAATGGCTTGGTTGAGATGCTGATTAGGTTGCACCATCTCGTTGAAAACTGTCTCATCAATAAACAGGTCTGGACGTAACAGATTAAGTAATGTGTAGAGGTTGCGATTGCCAAGATGTAGCGGTGTCGCGGAGAGAAAAATTACAGCTTCACTGATTTCGCAAAGGAATTTCACTACCTCATGAGAACTAGTTCCTGGATTCCTAACATGATGTGCCTCGTCCACAATAACCAAGCTAAAGTGGGGCGATGGTTTAAGAGTCATTAATCCAGGACTAGAGCGGCGACCTTTCGTTCCCTTGCAATATTTATCAATTCTTAGAAGTTCTAGGTGGACTATGGCACGCGAATACTGTGGAGGCCAAACTCCATCTAAATTGGTTTCTCCCAAACAGTAGGAAAGAGTTTCTGAAGTCAGTGGTCGAAACTCTTCATCGAAACGGCGCATTTCCACTTGCCATTTAGAAACGAGAGCTTTAGGACAAACGATCAGAATGTTGTCTAACTGTTGACGGGTTTGGAGTTCCCGTAATATTAAACCAGCTTCAATAGTTTTCCCCACACCAACTTCATCGGCAATTAATAACCGAGGCTGGTCAGCACGCAAAAAACGCAATAAAGGTTTGAACTGAAAGGGTATAAACTTGATGCGTGCTGATTGGAGGGCATAGAGATTATCAATTTGTGGATGAGAAAGCCTTGCTGCTGTTAATCTGGCACGAAATTCTTGTACACTCAGCCATACGCCGAATAGCTTTGAGCCATCCTCGTTTTACCCATTTAGCTACAGTACAGGGGTTCAACGAAAGAGCTTGAGCAATTTGGCTACAACTATAATTGTCGAGAGTGGGACGTGCAGAATAACCCAACGCATAGAGCTTTTTATGAACAGCTAAAGTTGTGCGATGATAGCCTCGTCTTCTAAGTCTGTATGCTATCTGTTTAGGTGTGTAAGCTTCAGACATTTCATCAAGAATTTCTAATTCTTGAGGAGTCCATTTTTTCTTCATTTGTTAACCTCCAGAATTGCTGAGAAAAATATTTAGGGAAACTAATTTATTGGTGAGGTGTTTTTTCTAGCAGTTTGTACCTGTCCCAATTCTTGGGGTTATGAGGCGATGACCTTGCTTGCTCAATCTCCCAGTTTTGAGAAGTAATATCAAATAGTTCAATTGCAGCATCAAACCCGCATTGTAAAAACCTGGTGCATGATTCTTCAGACCATAGAATTGATTCAACAATTGCAGTCAAAAGCTTGAGATTAGTTTCAGTTGCCGCTCCTTCTCTTTGGAGCCATTCAATTGTTTCAAGCAGTTCTTTTTTAGAAGATGCCGCAGTAGATGATGGTAGTGCAGCGATGGGCATAGAACCTGTTAGTTGTTTCATAAATCCTCCAATTCCCTAACACCCGAATCAGTTGCCACCTTCTTTTGAGATTTGGCTTTACTGATTTGAAATTCCGACGCTTTAATTACTGGCATTGCAGCAACTTTGACTGCTGCTTTAGCTTGGTGGTAAAGGAATTGAACTACGCCCGAAGCATCTTCTTCATCTTCCACTTGCGCCCAGAGAGAACAGCCTACTTCGAGAGATTCGTAGTTTCCTAAGTTGAATTTTCTTGAATAATTAATTGAGACAGTACCGATTTTCATGGAGTGATTTTGTTGCTAATTGATGTAGTGGCGACTCTTGAGCGAATCGCCTTTATAATGCTTAATTACCGTTTGTTACCTTGTGGCAATACTTGTTGATTTTGAGCTTGTAAAGATGCTCTTGCCTCTGCTTCCGAAACAGCCGGTAATGCAGGCGCGGTAACAATCGCGTTTGATGCCCAGCGTTCGTAAGTCTCGTTAGTCACCCAGTGCAATGTCGCCCCTGATTCTGCACCAGAGCGAATCATCTCGGCTGCAACGAGAGCATCATGCTCAAAATCAGATTGTGGGTTGCGGTAAGACCACTGAATGAACCAATACGTTCCCAACGCACCTTCTACCTTCTGGAACTCGGCGCAGAAGATGTAGTTTTTGAGGACAGATGCGATCGCGGCGTAGCAGAATTCTTTCGGATCTCCGGGCATTCCATCCTCACACCATTGTTGGAAAGCACGATGAGCGAAATGGTTGTACAGTCCAGCAAATGAATCCTTACTCCGGCGGTGCATCAGAAAACTTAAAAGCATGGACGCTGGCCCTTTAAACTGATCCTTGAGTCCGCCTGTCACTGGAATCACCCACAATTCGGTAAATGGTTCATTGGTGAAGTTCTCGTTGATTGTGAGTAGACGGTCAGGGCGAGAGATTGCGATCGCAAAGTCTGCCTTACTTCCCTTGAGATATCCCCCCGCTTGTGCTTCTAAAATCGTCAGTTTCGGGGGGCAATCAAGAAGGAATTGCCCGTATTCTTTAGCACAGTTAGCTTGTAGTTTTGGTTGACTGGGTGGGATGAGAAAAACGCTGTTGTTGATTTTGATAGTTTCCATGTGTGCAAAGTGATGGCTGTGTTTGTTTGAATGAGTTAATGGACTTAGTTAGTCGGCAATTTGTCAGAATCTTGTGTGATTGTCAGTAAAAAACCGTGTTTGGTATTCTGCACTCGTACTAGTTCTCTATCGAGTAATGATTGGATTACTGCTCGTGAGAAATTAATGCTGTGTAAAGGAGCAGAACCACCATAGCGGCGCAAGAAAAGCAGCAAGCTAGCAGCCGTGAGGTCAGAGCAGTTTTTGGGCGATTTAGCCATCAGCTAGACCTCCAGGAATTGCTTTTAATTCGTACTTAAGCAGTTCAAGTTGGCGTAGACATTTTTCTATTTCAGCTTGAATTTCTGCTCTCAATTCCTGTGGTGTCAGTAATTTAATTTCGTTCTCTAAGTGATTTCCTTCATCAATAGAATTAATATCAGGCATGACGATGTACCGCCAGCCTTCGCCATATTCGTATGCTAAAAGACTATCGCTTGGGTAATACTTGATGCCGATAATCAGTCCTTGTTCTGCACGTTGTCTCAAGGTGAAACAGGGGTATTTCCAACCGTGTGGAATGGTGATTGTTGGTTGCATGGTTGTAATTGGTGAAGTTAACTATGCTGCTATGGCTTTATCTGTAACTCTGGATTTCTTTGCTACTTTCATGAAGTCATCCAACCCAACTGCTGCTTCTGCTGCTTGAGCATACCGAATCTGATCCATAGCGTTAGACCAGTGGGTGATGTGCTGAAATATCACCCCAATCATTGAATGACCTTTATAGACCCGATAATTCCTGGGGCAGGCTCCATTGACGTAAACGAGTGTGTAACCAGGGATTTCGATAATCTCTGCATTTGGGTCTGTTGCAAGAGTTCCCAGTTATAAAATTGCTTTAGCTCAACGTCTTCTTACACTTCGTGCTAGCTCTGAAGAACTTGATGCTGGTTATTTATTTTGGTTACTGAATTGGTCTGAGTCTCGCCAAAGATTAGAACAAAAATCAACAGGTTCAACAGTATTAGGAATTAAACAATCCGTATTTCGTAAGATTGTCTTTCGATTTCCTCCTTTACCTGAGCAACCTCGCATTGCTGAAATTTTGGATACAGTGGATGAAGCGATCGCACGCACATCTTCCCTTATTATAAAACTTAAACAAACCAAAGCCGGACTACTGCAAGACTTACTCACACGCGGCTTAGATGAAGATGGCAAATTGAGAGATCCACAGGCGCATCCTGAAAAATTCCAAGATTCACCACTGGGGCAAATTCCAAAGGAGTGGGAAGTAGCGACAATTGGCGAAGCCTGCTCGCTTGTCAAGGATGGGTCACACCTCCCACCTAAGCGTGTTGAAAATGGCCCATTACTATTGAGTGTTCAAAACATGATAAATGGCGGTTTTCAACTAACTGAAGGTGATACCAGAATCTCTTGGGATTTTTACAAAACCATGCACAAGAATTGGCAGATTCAGATTGGAGATGTATTACTTGCAATTGTGGGAGCAACTATTGGTAAGACGGCTGTAGTACGGCCAATGCCCCCGTTTACTTTGCAACGTAGTGTGGCAGTGCTTCGAGGAAAGATAGATACTCTTGAAAACTCTTTTTTACATCTCTATATCTCAAGTGAGAAATTCCAGCGGTTAATTTGGCGCAAGGTGAACCAAACAGCACAACCAGGGCTTTATTTAGCAGAATTAGCCTCTTTTTATATCCCTCTTCCCAGCCTTAAAGAACAAAAAAATATTACTGCTGTAATTGAGTCTCAAAATACTCGGTTACGCACAGAAGAAGCTTACCTTAACAAGCTCAAACTTCAAAAACAGGGACTAATGCAAGACTTATTAACCGGAAAAGTGCAAGTTAGGAAAATCAAGTAATCCAACAGTAAAAAGTGTTTATAGTCTCAATAGCAATATCCAGCAATGGCTATACCCTTGATATAGCTAACTTGCCCTTATTTTTGTTTTGTAGTATATTTGTACTAATAAAGCTAGATGATGAGGTTTAAGTAAAGTATGTGGTTAGAGGAAAATATCGAAACCCTTGACAGTATTAGGTTTGCACTAACTTTCAACATAATCTGAGAATCTTTACAAACTGCTTAAAATTCTTATCACATTAAGATTTAAAATTAAAATATCAGTGATTCACCCCAAAGCTGAATTTTGCCGTAGTATAATGCAGAATCCGCTGCATTTACCTTGGGGGGAGCTTTGCGTTTTTATTTCAAAAAGAAGAAACTCGAAGCACTTTACACAGAAGAAAAAGATGCTCATAAATATCCAGGTGTGGTTGATGACTTTTTTGAAGTCATGTCGATTATTGATGCTGCTGTCGATGAGCGAGAATTATATGCTCTAAAAGGGTTGAGATTTGAGAAACTCAAAGGTAAACGAGGAAAACAAGGACAACGTTCCTTACGTTTAAATGACCAGTGGCGTCTAATCGTGGCAGTGGATGAGGATGAACAGGGACATTACCTCACAATAATCGATATCGAAGATTACCACTAACCGGAGCAGCAGGAGAGACAGCAATATGAGCCAAAAGCTAACACCAGCAAGAGTAACAACACCAGGAAAAATTTTAAGTAGAGAATTAGAAGCGCGTGGCTGGACACAGAAAGATTTAGCAGAAATTATGAGTCGTCCAGTTCAAACCATCAACGAAATTATCCGGGGAAGTAAGCAAATTACACCAGAAACAGCTATCGAACTCTCCCAAGCTTTGGGGACTTCTCCTGAGTTCTGGACAAACCTTGAGGCAAAATATCGTCTTCATCTAGCGGGAAAAGAAAAAAATGAGCAAGATATAGCTCGTAAAAGCCGATTGTATACAATAGCCCCCATCTCCGAACTCATCAAAAATAGGTGGATTCAAGCAACAGATTCGATTGATGAATTAGAACAGCAAGTCTGTAATTATCTCGGAATCTCGTCTTTAAATGAAATACCCCAATTAGCAGTTAACTTTCGTTGTTCCGAACATAGAGAACCAGAAGAAACCTCTCGGATAGCTTGGATAAAACGAGTTGAGTATCGAGCCAAACAACAAACAGTTGCTAATTTTGACCGCAAGCAACTAGAAGCTGCTATCCCTGAAATTCTTGCTTGTGCTGAACAAGTAGAAACTATTGCGCGAATTCCTAAATTGCTAGCAGATTTAGGAGTACATTTTGTAATCGTGCCTCATCTAAAAAAAACCTATCTCGATGGTGCAGCTTATTACTTGAACGATAAACCAATTATTGCCTTGACATTGAGATATGACCGGATTGACTCATTTTGGTTTACTCTTATGCATGAGTTAGCACATATTGTTTTAGGACATCAAGGGATTTATTTAGATAACTTAGATGCTTTAGAAGACAATGACGAAGAGAAAGAAGCTGATAAAGAAGCTGCTAACTGGTTGATAGAACCTCAAGCCTTTAAGGTTTTTATTTCTGGGGTTAAAAAATACTTCTCTCGTCAAGCAATTGAAGAATTTGCTTACACTCATCGCAGATATCCAGGGATAATTCTTGGTCGTTTACAGCATGACAAATTAGTTGACCACAAAAACTTGAGACCGTTACTCGTGAAAGTAAGCCCTCTGTTGGAAAATTGGATTGATAACTAGGTTAACATAGTTGGTTAACATAAGTATGTTTGAATTTAAGCAAGGCAACCTATTAGAAGAAGAAGCAGAAGCTCTAGTTAACACTGTTAATTGTGTTGGTATCATGGGCAAAGGGATTGCCTTGCAATTCAAGCAAGCTTATCCTGCTTCCGCCACTATGAGAAAGCCTGTAAAGCTAGTGAAGTCCAGCCAGGACGGATGTTTATCGTAGCAACAGGTAGCTTATTAAAGCCCAGATGTATTATCAACTTCCCTACAAAGCGCCATTGGAGAAATAATTCAAAAATAGAAGATATTAAAAGGGGACTGGTGGCTTTGGTGCAACAAGTACAGCGATTAGATATTACATCAATTGCAATACCAGCTTTAGGATGCGGTAATGGTGGCTTGAATTGGGCTGATGTTAAGCCACTGATAGAATCAGCCTTTGCCCAACTACCAGATGTGCAGGTAATTATTTTTGAGCCGTTATCCCAAACTAGCACAAGTATAGTGAGCAGGCGATCGCTCTGGTACATGAATGGAGCGAAAGAAAGTGCAACCTAATTTAACCCCAACTCATTCGCAAAGCTTGACAGCGTTCACATAAGCAAAAATTGGCTAACTGCTATGGAGATGCAATAATAATTATTAAATTAAGAACGATTTTTTATTTTATTAAGTTTAGGAACTGCATAAACTGAATCATTAGCAGCCCGACCAACTAGAAGAAAGTTCTCCTCTCCGAGACACTCTTCCGGCCATGTAGAGCGCTTTATAGGACGTAAATCAATTTGTAAATTAGCCTTATCGCCTGAAGGAAGCTGATTAAATTTATCCAGACTTAGTAATTTTTCATAGCTGGGGAGCTGGTGAGTAATTAAAAAAGCAATCGGATAAAACTTAATCATATTAAAAAAACCACTGGTTTGAAGGTTTCCTCTTACGGCTGGCATTGCAAAATCCCTGAGTATACTAATTGTTTCATAAGGATAAACCCAATAAAAAATATGAATCTCATCAGGAATTGGTAACGACGGATCTAAAATACAAGGTCTTATAATGGTATCTACAACGACTTCATCTGTCTGTGTTTTCGCTGCAAGAAGATGACCTAAAACAGAACGCATAATTGCATTTGGATAGCATTCAACCTCGAAAGAATCTGGCAGAATTACACTACTTCCAATAAAACTTTCAATTTTCTGACTAAAGTCACCTAAAGCCCAATCATATCTATTACCTAATTTATTATTACAATCGCTACATATTGTTTTATAACTTACTCCTTTTTGAGACATTCTGGGACGAAATGAGCGATCTCCAATCATTTGATAAAACAGCTTGGAAATAACTGTATTTTTAGCTGGAGGACAAGCTTGAGGAGGCACATGATCTTCCGATAATTCTTTCTCTAGTTGGCAGATATTACAAATTCTGTCTTTCTTTTTAAACTTTTCAACAATCGATTGTTTGGAATTTTTCATAATACTAATTAGATATAGTAATAACTATGCTCAGTGTGTTAGTTAGTTATAGCTTCCCTACAAGCATATTGGTAGTACATTTATACCATTTATTTTAGATTAAAAAAACAAACAGATGTTATAAAGGGTAAATTACTAGCTAAAAATGATACTTTTTAGTATTGATATAAAAGTATAAATACTGAAACACTGCCCAAAAACAAAAATAATGCCAGAAAGCCCAGAATTTACCCATGTAGAAAAACCAACCATTGATCAACTCATCAGTATGGGTTGGCATTATGTGGAAGGTAACTGGAACGACCCTCAAGTTACCGAACGCGAAAACTTCAAGCAAGTTCTACTGACAGAGCGCCTCAAAGCCGCTATCAAACGCATCAACCTGGATGACAACGGTAATCCCTGGCTCGATGATCTTCAAGTGCAAACCGCAGTGAGTCAGTTAGAACGCTTGGGTGCAAATAGATTAATGGAGGCTAACCAAGCCGCCACAGAATTACTACTCAAAGGAACTACAGTTTTAGGACAAGACGGCAAACAGCATACTGTTCATTTTATTGAATTTGACCCTGAACATTGCGATCGCAACGATTTTCTCGCCATCAATCAATACCGAGTAGACCCACCTTGGGCAACAGGTAATCGGGGGTTTATAGTCCCAGACATGGTACTATTTGTTAACGGCATTCCTCTAGTAGTGATTGAATGTAAAAGTCCTAATTTAGATAACCCGATAACTGAAGCAATTCAAGACTTATTGAAATATTCCAACCAACGGGGTAGCAGTCAACCAGAAGGCGCAGAAAAATTATTCCACTACAATCTACTGATGATAGCAGCCTCTAGAGGGCGGGCAACAGCCGGAACCATC
This window contains:
- a CDS encoding DEAD/DEAH box helicase; this encodes MRFLRADQPRLLIADEVGVGKTIEAGLILRELQTRQQLDNILIVCPKALVSKWQVEMRRFDEEFRPLTSETLSYCLGETNLDGVWPPQYSRAIVHLELLRIDKYCKGTKGRRSSPGLMTLKPSPHFSLVIVDEAHHVRNPGTSSHEVVKFLCEISEAVIFLSATPLHLGNRNLYTLLNLLRPDLFIDETVFNEMVQPNQHLNQAIRHIRSCRFQSTWQTLAFQALRDAATTSWGKQVLSQDPRFLDWYHKFQERATLTDADRINCLRDLEEVHLLAHVMNRTRRRDIGKFTIREPHTISVPFTPEQEEFYQALIEFRREMLSLDYEEQVIRLITDTLERQAASCLPALVPTLNKFIQTGKIALSDISDNIEIEDEDTKLIPDLLEKAKNLRKLAIALPPNDPKLEQLLKIIEETLLGKGSGKVLIFSFFLHTLAYLQKHLQAASYRVEVITGKVEDATRERLRERFRLPSDDPDALDILLSSEVGCEGLDYEFCDRLVNYDIPWNPMRIEQRIGRIDRFGQQSEKVLIFNFVTPGTVEEGIFFRCFERLGIFQDTIGDLEEVLGDVVQDLTRLALDPNLSSEQAEQKAQQMADNALRLAAEQNRLEEEGGSLLGLDEGFTSDVDTLVAEDKFVSSDDLRQLIEIFLEQPTLEGQLTVDSRHSEIYRLRLNKNGRGDLLKKVRSLKQLDRSTIAFIRWLESNDPHWQLTFDQQIALEHRDIPFITPIHPLARVAIAYLASIDEPLVTQVAIHDNTVPRGRYFFVCDLWETVAVRPEVRLVGKAWNIDNSCLAPETSAALVRLLSHAVQPAEYVSFPPSLIDSSIQQLDETVHQYRLTELNELRERNNALFNRKLASLDAYYQNRLQRVETELNQAKDERIIRMKESEQSRIQRDYETKRQNLENRREADIISQRLAVGILIIKGKN
- a CDS encoding restriction endonuclease subunit S, yielding MDEAIARTSSLIIKLKQTKAGLLQDLLTRGLDEDGKLRDPQAHPEKFQDSPLGQIPKEWEVATIGEACSLVKDGSHLPPKRVENGPLLLSVQNMINGGFQLTEGDTRISWDFYKTMHKNWQIQIGDVLLAIVGATIGKTAVVRPMPPFTLQRSVAVLRGKIDTLENSFLHLYISSEKFQRLIWRKVNQTAQPGLYLAELASFYIPLPSLKEQKNITAVIESQNTRLRTEEAYLNKLKLQKQGLMQDLLTGKVQVRKIK
- a CDS encoding type II toxin-antitoxin system RelE/ParE family toxin, coding for MRFYFKKKKLEALYTEEKDAHKYPGVVDDFFEVMSIIDAAVDERELYALKGLRFEKLKGKRGKQGQRSLRLNDQWRLIVAVDEDEQGHYLTIIDIEDYH
- a CDS encoding HigA family addiction module antitoxin, encoding MSQKLTPARVTTPGKILSRELEARGWTQKDLAEIMSRPVQTINEIIRGSKQITPETAIELSQALGTSPEFWTNLEAKYRLHLAGKEKNEQDIARKSRLYTIAPISELIKNRWIQATDSIDELEQQVCNYLGISSLNEIPQLAVNFRCSEHREPEETSRIAWIKRVEYRAKQQTVANFDRKQLEAAIPEILACAEQVETIARIPKLLADLGVHFVIVPHLKKTYLDGAAYYLNDKPIIALTLRYDRIDSFWFTLMHELAHIVLGHQGIYLDNLDALEDNDEEKEADKEAANWLIEPQAFKVFISGVKKYFSRQAIEEFAYTHRRYPGIILGRLQHDKLVDHKNLRPLLVKVSPLLENWIDN
- a CDS encoding macro domain-containing protein is translated as MVNISMFEFKQGNLLEEEAEALVNTVNCVGIMGKGIALQFKQAYPASATMRKPVKLVKSSQDGCLS
- a CDS encoding macro domain-containing protein produces the protein MFIVATGSLLKPRCIINFPTKRHWRNNSKIEDIKRGLVALVQQVQRLDITSIAIPALGCGNGGLNWADVKPLIESAFAQLPDVQVIIFEPLSQTSTSIVSRRSLWYMNGAKESAT